A stretch of DNA from Cyanobium sp. AMD-g:
CCAGGCCGTCGGGGACCTGCCCCTGCAGCGCCTGGCCAGCGGCTATGGCGAGCTGGACCGGGTGCTGGGGGGCGGCCTGGTGCCCGGCTCCCTGGTGCTCCTGGGGGGTGATCCGGGCATCGGCAAGAGCACCCTGCTGCTGCAGAGCGCCCGGGCCATGGCCTCCCGGGCCGTGGTGCTCTACGTCAGCGCCGAGGAGTCGGCCCAGCAGGTGAAGCTGCGCTGGCGACGCCTGGCCGAGGACGCCCCTGGCGAAGCGGCAGCGGCTGGAGATGGCGAGGGGCTGCGCCTGCTGGCGGAAACCGATCTGGAGCTGGTGCTGCAGGAACTGGAGACCCTGCGACCCCAGGTGGCGATCATCGACAGCATTCAGGCCCTGCACGACGCCGAACTGGGCAGTGCACCCGGCTCGGTGTCCCAGGTGCGGGACTGTGCCGCCGCCCTGCAGCGCATCGCCAAACGCCAGCACACCGCCCTGGTGCTGGTGGGGCATGTCACCAAGGAGGGGATGCTGGCGGGTCCCAAGGTGCTCGAACACCTGGTGGACGCGGTGCTCACCTTCGAAGGGGATCGCTTCGCCAGCCACCGGCTGCTGCGGGCTGTCAAGAACCGCTTCGGCGCCACCCACGAGCTGGGCGTGTTCGAGATGCGTGGCGCCGGCCTGGTGGAGGTGAGCAACCCCAGCGAGCTGTTCCTGGCCGGGGATGGACCCAGCCCAGGCACCGCCACGATCGTGGCCTGCGAGGGCACCC
This window harbors:
- the radA gene encoding DNA repair protein RadA gives rise to the protein MARPGSSFVCQACGARTRQFFGRCSGCGGWNTLVEQSEPSADTRRRRPVADTAAAAPGRPSRSEPIQAVGDLPLQRLASGYGELDRVLGGGLVPGSLVLLGGDPGIGKSTLLLQSARAMASRAVVLYVSAEESAQQVKLRWRRLAEDAPGEAAAAGDGEGLRLLAETDLELVLQELETLRPQVAIIDSIQALHDAELGSAPGSVSQVRDCAAALQRIAKRQHTALVLVGHVTKEGMLAGPKVLEHLVDAVLTFEGDRFASHRLLRAVKNRFGATHELGVFEMRGAGLVEVSNPSELFLAGDGPSPGTATIVACEGTRSLLVEVQALVSPTSYASPRRTATGIGTNRLHQILAVLEKHMGLPLSRFDCYLAVAGGLEVEEPAADLGVAAAVVASYRDLTLPAGTVLLGELGLGGQLRPVGQLELRLQEAARLGFVRAVVPRGSAMGPVAAGLGLQLLEAATVAEALVAGLGVHPANGD